One region of Halomonas huangheensis genomic DNA includes:
- a CDS encoding NAD-dependent epimerase/dehydratase family protein produces the protein MAMSISGDVTGPVLVTGATGYVAGWIVKELLDAGRTVHAAVRDPQDSRRVGHLLDMATNSAGQLKLFQADLLDPGAYAEAMAGCEIVIHTASPFINSVADPQRELVDPALLGTRNVLEQATLTPEVQRVVLTSSCAAIYTDAIECREAPNGRLNESIWNTTASLEYQPYCWSKVLAEREAWKVADRQSRWQLVVINPSLVIGPSLNANPTSESFSIVRQLVGRTARFGVPRFALGVVDVRDAALAHISAAMLPDVQGRYIVSGHDTDLYELSRTLRERFGESFTLPSFALPRWIVLLVGPMMANVSRRYLSRNVGHPWHADNSRGKRELGIHYRPLQESMEDMFIQLIERGEV, from the coding sequence ATGGCGATGTCAATCAGCGGTGATGTTACGGGACCGGTATTGGTAACGGGGGCGACCGGCTATGTTGCTGGCTGGATCGTCAAGGAGTTGCTGGATGCTGGTCGTACTGTTCATGCTGCGGTGCGTGACCCGCAAGACAGTCGCCGAGTAGGGCACCTCCTCGATATGGCCACCAACAGTGCCGGCCAGTTGAAGCTGTTTCAGGCCGACCTGCTGGATCCTGGTGCCTATGCCGAAGCCATGGCGGGTTGCGAGATTGTGATCCATACCGCATCACCATTCATCAACAGCGTGGCGGACCCACAACGTGAACTGGTTGACCCTGCGTTGCTGGGCACTCGTAATGTTCTTGAGCAAGCAACACTTACGCCCGAGGTTCAGCGTGTGGTCCTGACCAGTTCCTGTGCGGCCATCTATACCGATGCCATCGAATGTCGGGAAGCGCCGAATGGTAGGCTCAATGAAAGTATCTGGAACACTACTGCATCACTGGAGTATCAGCCCTATTGCTGGTCCAAGGTACTTGCCGAGCGTGAAGCGTGGAAAGTTGCCGACCGCCAGTCTCGATGGCAGTTGGTCGTTATCAACCCGTCACTGGTGATTGGACCATCGCTGAATGCCAACCCCACCTCAGAGAGCTTTTCCATTGTTCGCCAGTTGGTGGGTAGAACCGCGAGGTTTGGGGTTCCACGCTTTGCCCTTGGCGTGGTCGATGTTCGAGACGCTGCGCTGGCGCATATTTCCGCGGCGATGCTGCCCGATGTTCAGGGACGCTATATCGTCAGTGGTCACGATACAGATCTCTACGAATTGAGTCGGACGCTACGCGAGCGCTTTGGCGAGAGTTTTACATTGCCGTCCTTCGCACTGCCGCGTTGGATAGTGCTACTGGTTGGGCCGATGATGGCCAACGTCTCGCGGCGTTATCTCTCGCGTAATGTTGGGCATCCATGGCATGCCGATAACTCGCGTGGAAAACGTGAGCTGGGGATTCATTATCGTCCGTTGCAGGAGTCGATGGAGGACATGTTCATACAGCTGATCGAGCGCGGTGAGGTCTGA
- a CDS encoding alpha-hydroxy acid oxidase, translated as MVITCVEDLQRLARRRVPRMFYDYADSGSWTESTYRANSQDLASIGLRQRVMVDMDNRSLESTMLGQKVSMPVALAPTGLTGMQHADGEILAARAAAKFGVPFTLSTMSICSIEDIAENSPDPFWFQLYVMRDHDFIERLIDRAKAAECSALVLTADLQIIGQRHKDVINGLTVPPNPNVRTVLDLATKWRWCYNMLKTRRRTFGNIAGHVKGVDDLTSLSNWTMTQFDPHLSWDDVKWIKDRWGGKLVIKGIMEPEDAESAVDAGADAIIVSNHGGRQLDGAASSIQALPDIVSAVGSRTEVHMDGGIRSGQDVLKAVALGAQGVYIGRAFLYGLGAMGEEGVTECLNIIQKEMDTTLALCGLRDIQQVDSNILRPGSYPTPSR; from the coding sequence ATGGTCATCACTTGCGTTGAAGACCTGCAGCGTCTGGCCCGTCGACGCGTGCCTCGCATGTTCTATGACTACGCCGACTCAGGCTCGTGGACAGAAAGCACCTACCGTGCCAACAGCCAGGATCTGGCCAGCATTGGCCTGCGCCAGCGTGTCATGGTGGATATGGATAATCGCAGTCTGGAATCGACCATGCTCGGCCAGAAGGTCAGCATGCCAGTGGCGCTGGCCCCCACCGGTCTGACCGGCATGCAACACGCCGATGGTGAGATTCTTGCCGCCCGTGCAGCGGCGAAGTTCGGCGTGCCCTTCACGCTCTCGACCATGAGCATCTGCTCGATTGAGGACATTGCCGAAAATAGCCCGGATCCTTTCTGGTTCCAGCTCTATGTGATGCGCGACCACGATTTCATCGAACGTCTGATTGACCGCGCCAAGGCAGCCGAATGCTCGGCACTGGTGTTGACCGCCGACCTACAGATCATCGGACAACGCCACAAGGATGTGATCAATGGTCTGACGGTCCCTCCCAACCCGAATGTACGCACGGTGCTGGACCTCGCGACCAAATGGCGCTGGTGCTACAACATGCTCAAGACCAGGCGCCGCACCTTCGGCAATATCGCTGGACACGTCAAGGGAGTCGATGACCTGACATCGCTTTCGAACTGGACCATGACACAGTTCGACCCACACCTGAGCTGGGATGACGTCAAATGGATCAAGGATCGCTGGGGCGGCAAGCTGGTGATCAAGGGCATCATGGAGCCCGAAGACGCAGAAAGCGCGGTCGATGCTGGTGCTGATGCGATTATTGTTTCCAACCATGGTGGTCGACAGTTGGATGGCGCCGCCTCGTCCATTCAGGCCTTGCCGGATATCGTCTCGGCGGTTGGCAGCCGTACTGAAGTGCACATGGATGGCGGCATTCGCTCCGGACAGGACGTGCTCAAGGCAGTGGCTCTCGGCGCTCAGGGCGTCTATATCGGTCGCGCCTTCCTGTATGGCCTGGGGGCGATGGGCGAAGAAGGTGTGACGGAGTGTCTGAACATCATCCAGAAGGAAATGGACACCACTCTGGCACTTTGTGGATTGCGCGATATCCAGCAGGTGGACAGCAATATCCTGCGCCCGGGCAGCTACCCAACGCCTTCACGCTGA
- a CDS encoding LysR family transcriptional regulator, whose protein sequence is MREHKKVERLMLFVEVAESLSFSRAAEALGVSRGYLSEQIRRLEMELGATLLIRSTRSVRLSEEGLSVYRHMSKVRGSLVDLERELAHSPEGFSGELRITAPVLFAERFLLDVCHEFQREHPQLRVHLDVSYTSHDLGRDRFDLAFRSTQAPPHNMVARSLWKYPAICCAAPEYLASYGQPTGLQQLAEHDCLLFAGHDRWSFKNGEVAVTGGMAVNDHRLLKQLAMEGRGIVRVAEYLVDRELADGRLVRLLQDEESDWRVIYMIYPPRLRESGKLKAFIGAVRQAMPTHR, encoded by the coding sequence GTGCGTGAACACAAGAAGGTCGAGCGTCTGATGCTCTTTGTCGAGGTGGCTGAGTCGCTGAGTTTCTCGCGTGCGGCGGAAGCGCTGGGCGTATCTAGAGGCTATCTATCCGAGCAGATCCGGCGTCTTGAAATGGAACTGGGAGCGACACTGCTGATTCGCTCCACGCGCAGTGTGCGGCTCTCCGAGGAAGGGTTGAGCGTCTACCGGCATATGTCGAAGGTACGAGGTAGTCTGGTGGATCTCGAGCGTGAGCTGGCGCATTCCCCGGAGGGCTTCAGTGGAGAATTGCGGATCACGGCACCAGTACTGTTTGCTGAACGCTTTCTGCTTGATGTGTGCCACGAATTTCAGCGTGAGCACCCACAGCTCCGGGTGCATCTCGATGTCAGCTATACCAGCCATGACCTGGGGCGTGATCGTTTCGACCTGGCCTTCCGCTCGACACAGGCGCCGCCACACAACATGGTGGCGCGGTCACTCTGGAAATATCCGGCCATATGCTGCGCCGCACCGGAATACCTCGCCAGCTACGGGCAGCCGACAGGACTGCAGCAGCTGGCGGAGCATGATTGCCTGCTGTTTGCCGGACATGATCGATGGTCATTCAAGAATGGAGAAGTAGCGGTGACAGGCGGGATGGCGGTCAATGATCATCGCCTGCTCAAGCAGTTGGCGATGGAAGGGCGTGGCATTGTGCGGGTAGCGGAATACCTGGTTGATCGTGAGCTGGCCGATGGTCGACTCGTGCGATTATTGCAGGACGAGGAGAGTGACTGGCGCGTCATCTATATGATCTACCCGCCACGTCTTAGGGAGTCCGGAAAGCTGAAGGCCTTCATTGGCGCGGTGCGCCAGGCGATGCCGACCCATCGATAG
- the mgrA gene encoding L-glyceraldehyde 3-phosphate reductase, translating into MSYQPAADRYEHMRYQRCGHSGLKLPALSLGLWHNFGHNANEDTARAICRTALDHGITHFDLANNYGPPPGSAEQMFGRILHSDFAAHRDELVISTKAGYHMWPGPYGEWGSRKYLQSSLDQSLKRMNIDYVDIFYSHRFDPETPLEETMGALDHAVRSGKALYAGISSYSAERTREAARILREMGTPCLIHQPSYSMINRWIEDDHLLDTLDAEGMGSIVFSPLAQGLLTNKYLGGVPDDSRLAKGGAIRPAHVNDDNLARVRALNDIAEQRGQSLAQMALAWVLRGGRVTSALIGASRPEQVVDCVKALDNLDFTSDELDAINRHATDGGVNIWAQSSTS; encoded by the coding sequence ATGAGCTACCAGCCTGCCGCAGACCGTTACGAACATATGCGCTATCAACGCTGCGGGCACAGTGGCCTGAAGCTTCCTGCGCTATCGCTGGGCCTATGGCACAACTTCGGCCACAACGCGAACGAAGACACTGCCCGGGCCATCTGCCGCACGGCCCTCGACCACGGCATTACCCATTTCGACCTCGCCAACAACTATGGTCCTCCGCCCGGTTCCGCAGAGCAGATGTTCGGCCGCATCCTGCATAGTGACTTCGCCGCGCATCGCGACGAGTTGGTCATCTCGACCAAGGCCGGCTATCACATGTGGCCGGGGCCGTATGGCGAATGGGGCAGTCGCAAGTACCTGCAGTCGAGCCTCGACCAGAGCCTCAAGCGCATGAACATCGACTATGTGGATATCTTCTATTCGCATCGCTTCGACCCGGAAACTCCGCTGGAAGAAACCATGGGCGCACTCGATCATGCTGTGCGCTCAGGGAAGGCACTCTATGCAGGTATCTCGTCATACAGCGCCGAACGAACTCGAGAGGCAGCGCGTATCCTGCGTGAAATGGGGACTCCGTGCCTGATTCACCAGCCGAGTTACTCGATGATCAATCGCTGGATCGAGGATGACCACCTGCTCGATACCCTCGACGCAGAAGGCATGGGATCCATTGTCTTCTCACCGCTGGCCCAGGGTCTGTTGACCAACAAGTATCTGGGCGGTGTACCCGATGACAGCCGTCTGGCCAAGGGCGGCGCGATCCGCCCGGCCCATGTCAACGATGACAATCTCGCGCGCGTCAGGGCGCTCAATGACATCGCCGAACAGCGCGGCCAGAGTCTGGCGCAAATGGCTCTGGCCTGGGTGCTGCGCGGCGGACGTGTGACCTCAGCGCTGATTGGCGCCAGCCGCCCTGAACAGGTCGTTGACTGCGTCAAGGCGCTCGACAACCTGGATTTCACCAGTGACGAGCTCGATGCCATCAACCGTCATGCGACCGACGGCGGCGTCAATATCTGGGCACAGTCATCCACGTCCTGA
- a CDS encoding HPP family protein, whose protein sequence is MVKTYLYKMKGNSPARSRPCWRDALWSWFGAFIGMTGVGWLSSAWLSTHALLMIGSFGATSVLLYAAPESPLAQPRNVLGGNMLSAMVGVLSWHWLGDTWLAAAVAVSTAVLVMQLTHTLHPPGGATALIAVIGSGEVHALGWTYALVPVGAGCLLMLVVAVLVNNLARHRRYPLHWW, encoded by the coding sequence ATGGTCAAGACGTATCTCTACAAGATGAAGGGCAATAGTCCCGCTCGCTCCCGCCCCTGCTGGCGTGACGCACTCTGGTCCTGGTTTGGCGCGTTCATCGGCATGACCGGTGTCGGTTGGCTGAGCAGCGCGTGGCTGAGCACCCATGCGCTGCTGATGATTGGCTCCTTCGGCGCGACTTCGGTGCTGTTGTATGCCGCTCCAGAGAGCCCACTGGCACAGCCACGCAATGTGCTGGGCGGCAATATGCTGTCGGCCATGGTCGGTGTACTCAGTTGGCATTGGTTGGGAGATACCTGGCTGGCGGCGGCAGTCGCGGTATCGACCGCCGTGCTGGTGATGCAGTTGACCCATACCCTGCACCCGCCCGGCGGTGCCACCGCCCTGATCGCGGTAATCGGCTCCGGTGAAGTACACGCACTCGGCTGGACCTACGCGCTGGTACCGGTCGGCGCAGGCTGCCTGCTGATGCTGGTCGTTGCCGTACTGGTGAACAACCTCGCCCGCCATCGCCGCTACCCGCTGCACTGGTGGTA